Proteins from a single region of Ischnura elegans chromosome 2, ioIscEleg1.1, whole genome shotgun sequence:
- the LOC124174238 gene encoding piggyBac transposable element-derived protein 3-like gives MNPDFFYGKKRRKVVQNVIVPPEDSDDPHAGESSSDEDVESESPDDSESASDSFSEDETTPELHPVESVGRKGIKRLPVWKATCGADSPKTCPLWLGQIDPAESVKPPVDYFLEIFDREIITHIVEQSNLYALQVNVNKPLNVSPEEIEQFLGCVMYMSIFNFPRSRMYWGVHTKLNEVSSVISRNRFEDIKSKLHFNDNTNMVGKDNPLHDKLFKIRPIYDHVVKKFQAIPQSGVLCVDEQIVPFKGKSTLKQYNPKKPYKWGYKIFVLCDTKGLVHNFELYTGKITPLPGVTDIGASGNVVLNLVSILESNKNFTLYFDNWFTSLALLTELHKKGVYSLGTVRCNRIPGCNLLPDKELKKRGRGSIDEKEATVDGVSVRVVKWFDNRPVTLMGTFGGAHPMGTVQRWDKKGKGKVEVQCPRMVKMYNDCMGGVDLCDANLSRYRIFLKSRKYYHRLFFHFVDLAVVNSWSLYRRDCDSLGISKKKQNDLLEFKMRIAEALTKRGKDILLKKRGRKSHDSVDAKFEAKRKRGPANPIPETTCRVDGVGHWPQVKDVRQRCKNPGCSGKTVFLCTKCDAAAAIEKIVAAPNVETLENDGNNGVDPGEEDSHLFSDYDVDTSDDEDPDTNINDAYQDVSACNLLLQDVVPDEDIDTADLLLLEFV, from the exons AtgaatcctgattttttttatgggaaaaagaGGAGGAAAGTCGTGCAAAATGTCATTGTACCACCGGAGGATAGTGATGATCCTCATGCTGGTGAAAGCTCAAGCGATGAAGATGTGGAATCAGAGTCACCTGATGACTCCGAAAGTGCTTCAGATAGTTTTTCTGAAGATGAAACAACGCCAGAACTTCACCCTGTCGAGTCTGTGGGCAGAAAGGGAATAAAAAGGTTGCCAGTCTGGAAGGCCACTTGTGGTGCTGACAGTCCAAAAACGTGTCCCCTATGGCTTGGACAAATAGATCCTGCAGAATCAGTTAAGCCCccagttgattattttttagagATATTTGATAGAGAAATTATTACCCACATTGTGGAACAGAGCAACCTCTATGCATTACAGGTCAATGTGAATAAACCTCTAAATGTTTCACCAGAAGAAATTGAGCAATTCCTTGGTTGTGTTATGTAtatgtcaatttttaattttccacggtCTCGAATGTACTGGGGAGTACACACAAAACTTAATGAAGTATCATCAGTTATTTCACGAAATAGGTTTGAGGATATCAAGAGCAAGCTTCATTTCAATGACAACACAAATATGGTTGGAAAGGACAATCCATTGCatgataaattgtttaaaattagacCTATATATGACCATGTGGTGAAAAAGTTTCAAGCAATTCCCCAAAGTGGAGTGTTGTGTGTAGATGAGCAAATTGTACCCTTCAAGGGGAAGTCTACATTGAAGCAGTACAACCCAAAAAAACCATACAAATGGGGATATAAAATTTTTGTGCTCTGTGATACTAAGGGTTTAGTTCACAATTTTGAACTATACACAGGTAAAATCACTCCTTTGCCTGGTGTCACGGACATAGGAGCAAGTGGTAATGTTGTCCtgaatttagtttcaattttagAAAGCAACAAAAACTTTACATTATATTTTGACAATTGGTTCACCTCGTTGGCGCTTCTGACAGaattacacaaaaaaggagtatattcTCTGGGGACAGTTAGATGCAATAGAATTCCAGGGTGTAATCTTTTGCCTGACAAGGAACTGAAGAAAAGAGGCAGGGGCTCAATCGATGAAAAGGAAGCCACTGTGGATGGAGTAAGTGTCAGGGTCGTGAAGTGGTTTGATAACCGACCAGTTACATTGATGGGTACATTTGGTGGTGCTCATCCGATGGGAACTGTACAACGATGGGacaagaagggcaagggaaaaGTTGAAGTTCAGTGTCCCAGAATGGTAAAAATGTATAATGATTGTATGGGTGGCGTAGATTTATGCGATGCAAATCTGTCAAGATACAGAATATTTCTCAAGTCGAGGAAATATTACCAtagactattttttcattttgttgactTGGCAGTGGTGAATAGTTGGTCTCTTTACCGGAGAGACTGTGACTCTTTGGGCATTTCCAAGAAAAAGCAAAATGATTTGCTGGAATTCAAGATGAGAATAGCAGAGGCTCTAACAAAACGAGGAAAAGACATTCTTTTGAAAAAGAGGGGCAGGAAATCACATGACAGCGTGGATGCAAAATTTGAAgcaaagagaaagagaggacCAGCCAATCCAATACCAGAAACAACTTGCCGAGTTGATGGTGTTGGCCATTGGCCACAGGTAAAAGATGTCAGGCAGAGGTGCAAAAACCCTGGTTGTTCAGGGAAAACTGTGTTTCTTTGTACTAAATGCGAT gctGCAGCTGCTATTGAGAAAATCGTTGCTGCCCCCAATGTCGAGACGTTGGAAAACGACGGCAATAATGGAGTTGACCCAGGGGAGGAGGACAGCCACCTATTTTCAGACTATGATGTGGACACATCCGATGATGAAGATCCTGACACCAATATTAATGATGCATACCAAGATG TTAGTGCCTGTAACTTGTTGTTGCAAGATGTAGTTCCTGATGAGGACATAGACACAGCAGATTTACTGCTGTTGGAATTCgtgtaa